A window of Juglans regia cultivar Chandler chromosome 7, Walnut 2.0, whole genome shotgun sequence contains these coding sequences:
- the LOC108994963 gene encoding sodium/hydrogen exchanger 2-like isoform X2, with product MAVDAGAFVTRLGMVTTSDHSSVVSMNLFVALICACIVVGHLLEENRWMNESITALAIGLCTGIVILLTTGGKSSHLLVFSEDLFFIYLLPPIIFNAGFQVKKKQFFRNFMTIMLFGAIGTLISFAIISLAIGAIFSATDSVCTLQVLNQDETPLLYSLVFGESVVNDATSVVLFNAIQSFDLSHFSSSIALQFVGNFLYLFITSTLLGVFTGLLSAYMIKRLYFGRHSTDREVALLILMAYLSYMLAELFYLSAILTVFFCGIVMSHYTWHNVTESSRVTTKHAFATLSFGAEIFLFLYVGMDALDIEKWRFISDSPGKSVGVSSILMGLVLAGRAAFVFPLSFLSNLAKNSPHEKINFNQQVTIWWAGLMRGAVSMALAYNQFTRSGHTQLHGNALMITSTITVVLFSTVVFGLMTKPLVRILLPQSKQNTSMIASEPSSPKSFTLPLLSNEHDSETDKGSQHVPRPTSLRMLLSPSHTVHHYWRKFDNAFMRPVFGGRGFVPFVPGSPTEQEDVQWH from the exons ATGGCAGTGGACGCAGGCGCTTTCGTCACGAGATTGGGGATGGTGACGACCTCTGATCACTCCTCAGTGGTCTCGATGAACCTTTTTGTCGCCCTTATTTGCGCTTGTATCGTCGTGGGCCACTTGCTGGAGGAGAACCGTTGGATGAACGAATCCATTACTGCACTCGCTATT GGTTTGTGTACCGGAATTGTTATACTGCTCACCACAGGAGGAAAAAGCTCGCATTTATTAGTATTTAGTGAagatcttttctttatttatcttcttccGCCGATTATTTTCAATGCCGG GTTCCAAGTGAAGAAGAAACAATTTTTCCGCAATTTCATGACCATAATGCTGTTTGGTGCAATTGGTACTCTGATTTCCTTCGCCATCATATCATTAG CAATTGGAGCGATATTTTCTGCAACCGATTCTGTTTGCACCTTGCAG GTGCTTAATCAGGATGAGACACCTTTGCTATACAGCCTAGTCTTTGGGGAAAGCGTAGTAAATGATGCAACATCAGTGGTGCTCTTCAATGCAATCCAGAGCTTTGACCTGTCTCACTTTAGCTCAAGCATTGCTTTGCAGTTTGTTGGAAACTTTTTGTATCTATTTATCACAAGCACCTTGCTCGGAGTTTTT ACTGGACTGCTTAGTGCATATATGATTAAAAGGCTCTATTTTGGCAG GCACTCTACAGATCGTGAAGTTGCTCTTCTGATACTTATGGCTTACCTTTCATATATGCTAGCTGAA CTATTTTATTTAAGTGCTATTCTCACTGTATTCTTTTGTGGAATTGTCATGTCTCACTACACATGGCATAATGTGACTGAAAGTTCAAGAGTGACTACAAA GCATGCTTTTGCCACATTGTCATTTGGTGCTGAGATCTTTCTATTCCTTTACGTTGGCATGGATGCCTTGGATATTGAGAAGTGGAGATTTATAAGTGATAG CCCTGGAAAATCAGTTGGGGTGAGCTCAATTCTGATGGGACTGGTTTTGGCTGGAAGAGCGGCCTTTGTTTTCCCGTTATCCTTCTTATCGAATCTGGCTAAGAATTCTCCTCATGAAAAAATCAACTTCAATCAACAA GTTACAATTTGGTGGGCTGGTCTTATGCGTGGAGCTGTTTCTATGGCACTTGCTTACAATCAG TTTACCAGGTCAGGCCATACTCAATTGCATGGGAATGCACTTATGATCACCAGTACTATTACAGTTGTTCTTTTCAGCACAGTG GTGTTTGGGTTGATGACTAAACCACTTGTGAGGATCTTGCTTCCTCAATCAAAACAGAACACCAGCATGATTGCATCCGAGCCGTCTTCTCCTAAATCCTTCACTTTGCCACTTCTAAGCAATGAACATGATTCAGAGACTGACAAGGGCAGCCAGCATGTGCCACGCCCAACCAGCCTACGGATGCTTCTGAGCCCTTCTCACACAGTCCACCATTATTGGCGGAAGTTCGATAATGCCTTCATGCGGCCTGTCTTTGGTGGGAGGGGTTTTGTACCTTTTGTTCCCGGCTCACCAACTGAACAAGAAGATGTTCAATGGCATTGA
- the LOC108995042 gene encoding acyl carrier protein 1, chloroplastic-like, translating to MASLTGTSISMTSFKASLAPGSRISNLKSVSLPVNRKSFTPLRLRQSRFRVSCAAKPETVEKVCEIVKKQLALPDGSAVNGESKFSALGADSLDTVEIVMGLEEEFGISVEEESAQSIATVQDAADLIEKLIENKGA from the exons atGGCGTCTCTTACAGGAACTTCGATTTCCATGACCTCGTTCAAGGCGAGCCTG GCACCAGGCAGCAGGATCTCTAATTTGAAATCAGTTTCCCTTCCTGTTAACAGGAAAAGCTTCACACCTCTTAGGTTGCGGCAATCACGATTTCGTGTTTCTTGTGCG GCCAAACCAGAGACAGTGGAGAAGGTGTGCGAAATAGTGAAGAAGCAGCTAGCTTTACCTGATGGTTCTGCAGTCAATGGAGAGTCAAAGTTTTCTGCCCTTGGAGCTGATTCTCTCGACACG GTTGAGATCGTGATGGGACTCGAGGAGGAGTTTGGGATCAGTGTGGAAGAAGAAAGTGCCCAGAGCATTGCGACGGTTCAAGATGCAGCAGATCTGATCGAGAAGCTCATTGAGAATAAGGGCGCTTAA
- the LOC108994963 gene encoding sodium/hydrogen exchanger 2-like isoform X1 → MAVDAGAFVTRLGMVTTSDHSSVVSMNLFVALICACIVVGHLLEENRWMNESITALAIGLCTGIVILLTTGGKSSHLLVFSEDLFFIYLLPPIIFNAGFQVKKKQFFRNFMTIMLFGAIGTLISFAIISLGAIHFFQKMNIGSLKIGDFLAIGAIFSATDSVCTLQVLNQDETPLLYSLVFGESVVNDATSVVLFNAIQSFDLSHFSSSIALQFVGNFLYLFITSTLLGVFTGLLSAYMIKRLYFGRHSTDREVALLILMAYLSYMLAELFYLSAILTVFFCGIVMSHYTWHNVTESSRVTTKHAFATLSFGAEIFLFLYVGMDALDIEKWRFISDSPGKSVGVSSILMGLVLAGRAAFVFPLSFLSNLAKNSPHEKINFNQQVTIWWAGLMRGAVSMALAYNQFTRSGHTQLHGNALMITSTITVVLFSTVVFGLMTKPLVRILLPQSKQNTSMIASEPSSPKSFTLPLLSNEHDSETDKGSQHVPRPTSLRMLLSPSHTVHHYWRKFDNAFMRPVFGGRGFVPFVPGSPTEQEDVQWH, encoded by the exons ATGGCAGTGGACGCAGGCGCTTTCGTCACGAGATTGGGGATGGTGACGACCTCTGATCACTCCTCAGTGGTCTCGATGAACCTTTTTGTCGCCCTTATTTGCGCTTGTATCGTCGTGGGCCACTTGCTGGAGGAGAACCGTTGGATGAACGAATCCATTACTGCACTCGCTATT GGTTTGTGTACCGGAATTGTTATACTGCTCACCACAGGAGGAAAAAGCTCGCATTTATTAGTATTTAGTGAagatcttttctttatttatcttcttccGCCGATTATTTTCAATGCCGG GTTCCAAGTGAAGAAGAAACAATTTTTCCGCAATTTCATGACCATAATGCTGTTTGGTGCAATTGGTACTCTGATTTCCTTCGCCATCATATCATTAG GTGCTATACACTTCTTCCAGAAAATGAATATCGGTTCCCTCAAGATAGGAGATTTTCTTG CAATTGGAGCGATATTTTCTGCAACCGATTCTGTTTGCACCTTGCAG GTGCTTAATCAGGATGAGACACCTTTGCTATACAGCCTAGTCTTTGGGGAAAGCGTAGTAAATGATGCAACATCAGTGGTGCTCTTCAATGCAATCCAGAGCTTTGACCTGTCTCACTTTAGCTCAAGCATTGCTTTGCAGTTTGTTGGAAACTTTTTGTATCTATTTATCACAAGCACCTTGCTCGGAGTTTTT ACTGGACTGCTTAGTGCATATATGATTAAAAGGCTCTATTTTGGCAG GCACTCTACAGATCGTGAAGTTGCTCTTCTGATACTTATGGCTTACCTTTCATATATGCTAGCTGAA CTATTTTATTTAAGTGCTATTCTCACTGTATTCTTTTGTGGAATTGTCATGTCTCACTACACATGGCATAATGTGACTGAAAGTTCAAGAGTGACTACAAA GCATGCTTTTGCCACATTGTCATTTGGTGCTGAGATCTTTCTATTCCTTTACGTTGGCATGGATGCCTTGGATATTGAGAAGTGGAGATTTATAAGTGATAG CCCTGGAAAATCAGTTGGGGTGAGCTCAATTCTGATGGGACTGGTTTTGGCTGGAAGAGCGGCCTTTGTTTTCCCGTTATCCTTCTTATCGAATCTGGCTAAGAATTCTCCTCATGAAAAAATCAACTTCAATCAACAA GTTACAATTTGGTGGGCTGGTCTTATGCGTGGAGCTGTTTCTATGGCACTTGCTTACAATCAG TTTACCAGGTCAGGCCATACTCAATTGCATGGGAATGCACTTATGATCACCAGTACTATTACAGTTGTTCTTTTCAGCACAGTG GTGTTTGGGTTGATGACTAAACCACTTGTGAGGATCTTGCTTCCTCAATCAAAACAGAACACCAGCATGATTGCATCCGAGCCGTCTTCTCCTAAATCCTTCACTTTGCCACTTCTAAGCAATGAACATGATTCAGAGACTGACAAGGGCAGCCAGCATGTGCCACGCCCAACCAGCCTACGGATGCTTCTGAGCCCTTCTCACACAGTCCACCATTATTGGCGGAAGTTCGATAATGCCTTCATGCGGCCTGTCTTTGGTGGGAGGGGTTTTGTACCTTTTGTTCCCGGCTCACCAACTGAACAAGAAGATGTTCAATGGCATTGA
- the LOC108994976 gene encoding vesicle-associated protein 2-2-like, with product MWRKVQSSCSIQLGNNSNQYVAFKVKTTSPKKYCVRPNTGIIKPKATYDFTVTMQAQRVAPPDMQCKDKFLIQSTVVPFGTTEEDLTSDMFSKDSSKYIEEKKLRVILISPPPSPVLLPCNGALKQDPSSETLVQRLLSGVENIPPPRKVAEDAKLIETAEELDELREAKCVDSRPSDDVEGLKSVKNVVELNIAEDFEDMKSKLNTMDSKLREAELTITKLTEERNMTTVEKDTLKDELEVLRKNNVRRIQMGFPLFYVCMVALISVAVGYLIHP from the exons ATGTGGA GAAAAGTTCAAAGTTCATGCTCAATTCAACTTGGGAATAACTCCAATCAGTATGTTGCTTTCAAG GTGAAAACTACTTCTCCAAAGAAGTATTGTGTGCGACCGAATACTGGTATTATTAAGCCCAAAGCAACATATGATTTCACAG TTACTATGCAAGCTCAGCGTGTCGCTCCACCTGATATGCAATGCAAAGACAAGTTCCTGATTCAAAGTACAGTTGTCCCCTTTGGGACAACTGAGGAGGATCTTACCTCTGACATG TTTTCAAAAGATAGTAGCAAATATATTGAGGAGAAGAAACTAAGGGTGATCCTGATTAGTCCACCTCCTTCTCCAGTACTTTTACCATGTAATGGAGCCTTGAAGCAAGATCCTTCTAGTGAAACTCTGGTGCAAAGACTGCTCAGTGGAGTTGAAAACATTCCTCCGCCTCGAAAG GTTGCTGAGGATGCCAAGTTGATTGAAACTGCTGAGGAATTGGATGAGTTAAGAGAAGCCAAATGTGTGGACTCAAGACCTTCTGACGATGTGGAGGGGTTGAAATCAGTGAAGAATGTTGTTGAGTTGAATATTGCCGAGGATTTTGAGGATATGAAATCAAAGCTAAATACTATGGATTCAAAACTCAGAGAG GCTGAACTTACAATCACAAAGCTGACAGAAGAGAGGAATATGACCACTGTAGAGAAGGATACGCTTAAGGATGAATTG GAAGTGTTGAGGAAGAACAATGTGAGAAGAATTCAGATGGGCTTCCCCTTATTTTACGTGTGTATGGTTGCTCTTATCAGTGTGGCAGTCGGATACCTTATTCATCCATAA